The Neoarius graeffei isolate fNeoGra1 chromosome 1, fNeoGra1.pri, whole genome shotgun sequence region GTAAGTCTTAAGTAATTAAGATTAAACATgacgaagtaaaaaaaaaagtcactacaTGTGCTGTGCCTGTGTTTATCATAGTTGTCTCAAATGTTAACGTCTCAGGCTGGGCTCTGTCTTATATTGATTTTCAGTGCAGGTCTGTTGTCTGTCTCACTCACTTGAGCCAGTGTGTGTGTAGTAGGCTTTTTTTTAAGTTCATAGTGGCTTGTATGTTTGGTTGTTAAAGTGTTTTCatgcatttaaaaatattttcaaaaccTGCTTTTCAGCATGGGAAAAAATCGCTGAGTAAGAGTGAGTGGAGAGGTAAGTTGTTTGGATTTAATAATAGTAAAGCACACTGAATATTTATTATAAATTTTGTGGGAAGATATACTTGCTGTAGCAGGTAACAGAGATTTTTATTGCGGTcacattttttctttttccttatgTTACAGAATCGGCGTGGGAGCCACAGAAGTGCACGTATTACagagaaaaattgagggaggacagCAGAAGGCCACACTTGACCCAGATTACCACGACCACCTTGTTCTTTGGCGTGTGAGCTGCTGATGCTCCCTATAAACCCACATTAAGGTAACAGTGTATGGAATGGCACTGCAAGCTCTGCACATTTGTGGCATCATCGAAGGGGGGACTTCTTAAACACTATCGACTGAAACATGGACATTTTGGTCGTGGACATTTTCTGCCTTGTATTCATTTGAACTGTTCATGTTCCTTTAAAACTTGGGGTGGCTTGCGTACACACTTGTATAGAGCTCACAAATCAGAGGAAACTGAAAATCAACAAGATGCAATAGCTTTCAAATGTAAAATTTGTGACTCATGCTTTCCAAATACTAAAGATTATTTTCAACACATTAACTCTCATCTTAAAAGACTAGAAACGATCGAGTGTGTGTTTGATGGCTGTGAGTTCACAACAAACGTATATGGCACTTATGCTACTCATAGAAGTCGAAAGCACCAATCTTACTCATGTGAGGACTTGAAGGCTGATGTCATTGTAAAAATTCCAATTTCTACCAGTGTTCAACAGAATGAAAGCCATTTTTCATCACTGGAATCAACTGATGATGTGGAGTTGGAAACTACTGTAGATTCAGATTGCGAGGGACATACAGGTGCATATGTGGAAATAATTGGTTCTCTCTTGTTGAAGCTAGAAAGCATTTATAATGTCACAGGTAAATGTTTAGATGACTTGGTGGAACAGCTCCAGTTTATTTGTGCATCGTCATCTCAACAAATTCCAAATTTAGTGAGAAatattttgacacagaataactGCACTGTTGATGAAAATGTTATCAGTGAGTTAGTTGAAAAATTACAACTCTGTAATCCTCTAACTAAAGCCTTTGCGGCTGATGGTCCCTTTCATTCTAAGTATAAGAGGGGGAAATACTTTAAAGAAAACTTCAATTTTATTGAGCCAGTTGAATATATATTTGATCCACAGGACAGTAATAGCTTTCAATATGTGCCTATCCTAAAATCCTTACAGCAACTGTTAAACAATAAAGATATTGTGAGCAAAATACTGACAAGTCATTCAGGCAAGGCGTCACAGCTTTCATCCTTTAAAGATGGCAAATATTTTAAGTTAAATGAGTTTTATTCAGATGGAGAGTTAAAAATTTCACTCATACTTTATGCGGATGATTTTGAAATATGTAATCCGCTTGGAACCTCGCGGAAAAAACATAAAGTGACAGCCTTCTATTGGGTACTTGCAGATGTGCCTTCAGAATTGAGATCCCAGTTAACATCAATTAATTTGGCACTACTTTGCAAAGCTAATGATGTTAAGAAATTTGGCTATGAAACCGTCCTGGAGCCTCTCTTGAAGGACCTTATTATATTAGAGGAAGAAGgcatttttttccctgccattggCAAAAATATTAGAGGAACAGTTTTTTGTGTTTCAGCGGATAATCTGGGTGCCCATGCTTTGAGTGGTCTGGTGGAAAGTTTTACTGGGCATTACATATGTAGATTTTGTGTTGGGGACCATTCAGACTACCAGCAAAAAGAGGTGCATTCTGGATTTTTTCCACCAAGAACAAAGGAGAATTATGCATCACATGTTCAAGCTGTAAAGGAAAACCCTGATCAGGGACATTGTTATGGTGTAAAGAAGGTTTGTCCCTTAACAGAAAAATTGAAGCATTTCCATTTTGTGACAGGGTACCCCCCAGATGTGCTCCACGACCTCTTAGAAGGAGTAATACCATTGGAGTTAGCACTATGTCTTAACTTGTTTGTAAAAAAGCAGTATTTCACTCTGTTACAACTGAACAATTTAATTGCAGAGTTTCCATATAAGTGGACTGACAAAACTGACCGCCCTCAACCAATCTCGCTAAATCTTTCTTCTCGCAGATCTATCGGCGGAAACGCACACGAGAATTGGACACTACTGAGATTGTTACCATTCATAATTGGTACAAAAGTGCCATTCACTGAACCCGCTTGGCAAGTTCTCATGACCTTAAAAGACATTACTGAACTTGTGATATCCCCTGTTCATACCGAGGACAGTATTAGTTATCTCGATAAATTGATTTCTGAACATCGCCATCAACTGTTAGAAGTGTTTCCTGGCTTTAAGTTAACTCCGAAGTTCCATTTTTTAGAACATTATCCGGACATGATAAAATGCTTTGGGCCTTTGGTTTGTGTCTGGACCATGCGCTTTGAAGCTAAACATAATTTTTTCAAGCGTACTGTCAGACACACCAACAGTTTCAGAAACATTCTACTCACTCTCGCCACAAAGCACCAAATGATGCTGGCTTATCATTTACATGCTGATGCTTTGAAACCTGCATTATGTGTGAGTAAAGTAACTAGTATTCCATTGGCATTGCTGCATGAAGAGATACAGGAGTCTTTTAAAAAAGCATATCCAACACAAACCACAGTGGAGCTGACAAGTGCACTGTCATATCATGGAACCAGATATGCAGTTGGGATGATTCTACCCCATGGATCTACCGGTGGTCTGCCCAATTTTGTGGAGATTTCACAAATTGTGATTGTGGGCAGTGATCTAAACTTCATTGTTAAGTTGCTCAACAGCTGGTATTATGAACATTTTAGGGGGTTTGTTTTGGAGCACTCTGGGAAGGTGACCCTGCTCGGCATAGAGCAACTTAGTGATACATACCCACTGACACCATACTATGTGGGAGGGAAATGCATGGTCAGTTTAAAACGACATGTTATTATCCAGTATTAGGTCAGTAAAAGCTGTATTTGTTTTTGTACAGATGGACCCTGTTGTTCTGAAGGTGATTATTGATCATCATAGTGAGAAGCTCACACTGTCACCAGGGATTCCAGATACAGTGGAGCAATTGCATAAGACTGTGAAGGACACATTTCAGATTCATGAAGAATTCACTCTTCATTACCTTGACGAGGACTTTGGAGATTTCTTCACAATTCATTCTACTAAGGACGTTAAACATAAGGGAACAATCAAAGTGGTTGTCATTCCTTCCATAGTGCTCACAACGGTACCACCAGAGACTGAAAATGTGGCAGATGTAAGTGATGTGAGTGACACTTCCAGCTTTACTTCAAAAACGTTGCCTTCACAGTCATCCTGTAGTTCTGTAGACTACCAGTCAGATGGCTCATCGGTGTCATCACAAGATACTATATTGTTGAGCCCTGAACGGGCATTGTGGCCAAGTGAAGTTGAAATTCCACTTTTTTCAGTTGCAACAGAGGCAGTACTCAGGAATGCAAATGAACTGTTTTTGAAAGATGGCACTGTCCTCAACAACACCCGGGTCAAGTCTGAAATAATGGAAAAGCTGTCAgattacatgtacatttacactgCCTATCCTACAGGCCTTCAGGTTGGACAGGTTGCAGAAGCCTTAGTCCAAAAACATCCATGTCTAACAGAACCCGGAAGTCGCAACGGATGGATTGGATGGATGTACAGCCTCAAATACAAAATGGGAAATTATAGGTCCAAGTTAAGAAATCTTGGATTTCCTGAAGTCACGTGCAATTCTCTTAAAAACAAACGTCCTGGTGAGAGGAAACCAGCCCAAAATGTTAAAAAGGCACGCAAAGGGGAAGTGATGTATCTCCCACATTATCCTTCAGGAGAAAGCTCTGAACAACAAGAGGCACAGCGGCTAACAATCCTGTCCGAACTAAAGAAGAGAGAGAGGGCGACCGTCAGCCAATTGATGTCCAACACTTTTGCTCATAGAAGACAGGATGTTGTCAGTCTTCAACTGAGCATCAGAGAGATCAAAGAAAGGTGGCCTGCCTTGTTTGACATGTCACAGGTGAGATTAAAAATCTGTACAGTTTTATGCAAATGCACCTTAGGCAGCTTGTTTAAACCCAAGTCTATAAATTGGGCCTTGTgcttttgttttgtcttttttcagGTCAACGCAGAGTTCCATCGAATAACCACCATAAATCTTGAGGCCAAATTCATGTTCAAGTTGGACCACTACACCCCGAAACTCCTTGCCATCTTCCAGGCCAAGAAAGGTGCTGCTGCAGAGAGACATCGTGCAGAGATGAATATTCTACTGCAGGTATTTTAGTTTACTCCTGAGATCATTTTTTCCACCACAGTGTTTTCTTGTTTATCTGCTCTAACCAACTATTTCTTGTTCATATACAACAACATACTCTGCCTACTACAATGTTTTACTGTTAATTTTTACTGTTTCAATATGACTGTATTCTGAGCTACATCAGAAATATCATATGGCAAATATGACGTCAAGATTCCAGTGACCACTACAGATAAGGGATGAATGTTCATAGAAATTTTAATGATTTACCAACTGCTCGACTAAACTGTTTCATTTTTCCAGTGTAGTCAAAACTGTTATAATCTTTAAAGTAGAAGGGCCAAAATGTACACTGAGTGACTACAGTATCTTGTCAGctgttgttttttccccctctccttAACAGAGTGGAATTCCTATTGAGAAAACTAGAGAAGTTGTCATCAGATGCCTCATTGATCACCTGGGAGAAGATGTCAGTGCCTTAATCAAGGAGTTTGAGGTgagtgcaaaaaaaaatacattgtcAGCTGCACTTTGCCCTTTTGTGTCTATTGGAAAGACTGCAACATTGCTCTTGTAGCTTATATCTAAATCAGATCAGATCAGTTAGTGCAGGGAGGTGGAGCTCTCGAGGATCTGTGGAAACAAAGAGACACCAAGGCCAAACTACAAGTTGAAACGTTAATTACCTGAATTAGTGTTTAAGTCGTCATCATTATTATTTTCATGGGTCTATTCATTATAATTCAAAGTTGTGCTTGTTAAAATAATAGACAACTTGGACCATGATGTTTGTATAGCTTATTTTATGTAGTTGGTCATTTATGTTGTTCTGGTGACATTCTGCCTGCTCTAACCACTTTCATTTACAATGTCTACAGACTTCTGGTGACTCAGCCATCGATGTGGAAGAAGAGCTCGGAGCAGAAATGATGGCTCAATGGACAAATCGTGGACGTAGGAATCGTCATCGAGGGTTCCATTGTACTCAACCACCATGATGATCTCAGCAGAGCCTGCTGCTACTTGCTTGGGCTAACTTATGCCTTGGATCTTAAATACCCAAAAACTCACAAGTACACTTTTGAAGTATTTCAGAAGATGCTTGTTGAAGTGGATGCTGGGAACCTGTCAACAAAGGTGCAAAGACTGAAAAACAACGTGATGATATAGATATCTGTTGAGTGAGCACAGCTGAGACTCAAACATAGAACTATGCGTGTAAGGCAAAAACAGACTCTACCCATTGCACATTTacattgtgttgtgttgtgttcatCATTTCTGAGCCACAAGACTGGTTACTGGGCATTATATATGTAGATTTTGTATCGAGGACCATTCAGACTACCAGCAAAAAGAGGTgcattctggattttttttccagcaAGAACAAAGGACAATTATGCATCACATGTTCTGTGATGTGCTCCACAACCTCTTAGAAGGAGTAATACCATTGGAGATAGTACTATGTCTTAACTTGTTTGTAAAGCGTTATTTAACTCTGTTACAACTGAACATTTTAATTGCAGAGTTTCCATACATTTGGACCGACAACACTGACCGCCCTCCTGCTAAAACTTTCTTCTCGCAGATCTATCAGCGGAAACGCACACGAGAACTGGACACTGAGATTGTTACCATTCATCATTGGGACTAAAGTGCCATTCACTGAACCTGTGTGGCAAGTCTGTCTCTGCACAGACTGCACATCTGATTTCTTTTTGATTTCATATTTACCACAAGGCTTCAATTTTTTCAACTATAGAGTGTTGAGGCCAGAAATAACTTTGTTCTTCTAAAGAAGAAGTTTTTGTATTTTCAGTTTGAAGTATTTGGAAATGTGAGAAAAGCGCAAGAGTTGACTATTGTATCGTCACATCTAAACATGAAGCCACATACTATATGCTGGAGATGATGTTTGCCGTTATGTTACAGATTGAAAGGTGTAACTATTCATCAATGTGTTTAGTGTTAAGATTACACCTAGCATTAATATTCATTTCTATCTTTTTTTTCCATGGCCATTTGGCAAGAAGTATTTGTTTGATCTTGTAGCAGTTTCAAATGTGCTGCTGTAGGTTGTGTCCCCATAACTTGAGTGTTAAGACAGACGGACAAGGTAAATAAAGTTGGTGATTGAGATAGGGAAAATCACAGTTGAATCCTTCTGTTgtgatacaactccagttctcgtGGAGAATTTTGAAGAATGGGGGGGTGGGAGTGGGGGGCTGTTAAGATGCACTTTTGGTTGATGCTAGTATGTGCAGATGTTGGGGGGAAAAATGTCAATTTCTGAAAATTGTTTTGAATAAACTTTTCCTGTTTTGTGAAGCCTTGGTCATATTCATTTATAGTAGCTACTGAATATcctcaaataaaaataaaaactaaaaaaatcaTTCAATACAACACCTTTTTTAGTAAGTCATTGGCAAATTTGCTAGTATCTCCTATAAATGTTTTCAATTACATTTACTTAGTTTCTTTAGTTTTTTTACTCAGGTTTTTCAATACGATTAACACAACGTTTCAGTTACATTTACTTAATTTATGTGGTATTTGAGCCTAGTCAATTCATTCAGACTTACTTGAAAATATTACTCAGATTTACTCATGATTCATGTTTTGATTTAACTGATTTGGGAGCTTTCAAATCTACTCAATATCTTTGAGTGTAAAAATGTATCACCAATTGTATTAAGTAATATGCAGTATTACTTTTTAgagtgtaggaaagctgttttcttgcactcagagacacaaagtgtgttttatctctctgaacaagtgcatatcacagtactatgttaaaaactcgtttcagacgtgcttttacagttaacatgaccaatatgattaaaatgtgttaaaagctcgaaaacatgaaaatccatgcttagaaagttgtttcatgtcacatatgctcgaaggcactcatttcactgaaaatactgttccttgttaaatgtttgctttatgcgctgaaaatgcgttaggaacaggttgaagaggctcctgctgtaggaaagctgttttcttgcactcagagacacaaagtgtgttttatctctctgaacaagagcatatcacagtactatgttaaaaactcgtttcagacgtgcttttacagttaacatgaccaatatgattaaaatgtgttaaaagctcgaaaacatgaaaatccatgcttagaaagttgtttcatgtcacatatgctcgaaggcactcatttcactgaaaatactggtccttgttaaatgtttgctttatgcgctgaaaatgcgttaggaacaggttgaagaggctcctgctgtaggaaagctgttttcttgcactcagagacacaaagtgtgttttatctctctgaacaagtgcatatcacagtactatgttaaaaactcgtttcagacgtgcttttacagttaacatgaccaatatgattaaaatgtgttaaaagctcgaaaacatgaaaatccatgcttagaaagttgtttcatgtcacatatgctcgaaggcac contains the following coding sequences:
- the LOC132883824 gene encoding uncharacterized protein LOC132883824, whose protein sequence is MLLSSIRSVKAVFVFVQMDPVVLKVIIDHHSEKLTLSPGIPDTVEQLHKTVKDTFQIHEEFTLHYLDEDFGDFFTIHSTKDVKHKGTIKVVVIPSIVLTTVPPETENVADVSDVSDTSSFTSKTLPSQSSCSSVDYQSDGSSVSSQDTILLSPERALWPSEVEIPLFSVATEAVLRNANELFLKDGTVLNNTRVKSEIMEKLSDYMYIYTAYPTGLQVGQVAEALVQKHPCLTEPGSRNGWIGWMYSLKYKMGNYRSKLRNLGFPEVTCNSLKNKRPGERKPAQNVKKARKGEVMYLPHYPSGESSEQQEAQRLTILSELKKRERATVSQLMSNTFAHRRQDVVSLQLSIREIKERWPALFDMSQVNAEFHRITTINLEAKFMFKLDHYTPKLLAIFQAKKGAAAERHRAEMNILLQSGIPIEKTREVVIRCLIDHLGEDVSALIKEFETSGDSAIDVEEELGAEMMAQWTNRGQSAWEPQKCTYYREKLREDSRRPHLTQITTTTLFFGV